Below is a window of Streptomyces spongiicola DNA.
ACCGTGTGACGAGGGGATTCCCGGGAGGGTCACCCTGATGCGGCATCCGCGCGTCGATTCGGCCACCCCGATGCCGCCGCCGTGCAGCTCCACCGCCCAGCGCGCGATGGCCAGGCCCAGACCGGTGCCCCCGTCGCTGCCCGGACCGTGCTGCGAGGGGGCGCTGCCCCGGTTGAACCGCTCGAAGACCCGGTGCCACTCCGACTCGGGGATCCCCGGGCCCTCGTCCTGGACCTCCAGGTCCAGGGACTCGGCCTGTGCGCCCCGGCGGGCACGGACGGTGACCCTGCCGTGCGGCGGCGAGTGCTTGACCGCGTTGTCGATCAGGTTCGCCACGACCTGGTGCAGCCGCTCCGCGTCCGCGTGCGCGGTCAGCTCCGGCGGCGAGACGTCCAGGTGGAGATGGACGTCCTTGCGGGTGTGGTTGCCGGAACCCGAGGGCAGCCCTCGCCGCCCGGCGGCGAGGTTGGCCTCCTTCAGCACTCCCGACAGATAGGGCCAGACCTCGAAGCGCCGGGCCCGGAGCGTGACCACCCCGTTGTCCAGCCGGGAGAGGTCCAGCAGCGTCTCGACCAGCCGGGACAGCCGCTCCGTCTGCTTCAGGGCGGTGCGCATCGTCTCGGGGTCGGCCGTCGATACCCCGTCCACGACGTTCTCCAGTACCGCGCGCAGGGCCGCTATGGGGGTGCGCAGCTCGTGGGAGACGTTGGCGACCAGCTCCTTGCGGTGCCGGTCCACGGCCTCCAGGTCGTCCGCCATGCGGTTGATCGTGGAGGCGAGGTCGCCGAGCTCGTCGCGGCGGCCGTCGCCGCGCACCCGGCGGCTGAAGTCGCCGTGGGAGATCGACTTGGCGACGGTGTTCATCTCGTCCAGCGGGGCGGTCAGCCCGTGCGCCACGAACTGGGTGATCAGCAGCGTGGTGATCATGGCGAAGACCGTGATGTAGCGCAGCTCCGCCCCGGTGCGGAAGGCGACCAGCGCCAGCCCGGTCGTGATCAGCACCGCCATCACGACCAGCGCGCCGAGCTTGGTCTTGATCGAGATCTCCACCGCACCCAGCCGGGACCGGAGCCGGCTCGGCCGGGTCATGGAGCCGGGGTCTCCAGGGCGTACCCGACGCCGTGGACCGTCCGGATCCGCTCGGCTCCGATCTTGCGCCGCAGCGCCTTGATGTGGCTGTCGACCGTGCGGGTACCGGAGGCGTCCGCCCAGTCCCACACCTGGGCGAGCAGCTGCTCCCGGGAGAGGACCGCGCGCGGTGTGTTCGCCAGGCAGACCAGCAGGTCGAACTCGGTCGGCGTGAGGTGCACGTCCCCGTTCCGGACGCGTACGCGGCGCTGGGCGTGGTCGATCTCCAGGTCGCCGAGGCGCAGGATCCCGCTGCGCGGCGTCACGGCGGCCAGCGCGGCGCGCTCCACCCGGCGCAGCAGCACGTGCACCCGGGCGGCCAGCTCGCGCATCGAGAACGGCTTCGTCATGTAGTCGTCGGCGCCCACGCCGAGCCCGACCAGCATGTCGGTCTCGTCGTCACGCGCGGTGA
It encodes the following:
- a CDS encoding response regulator transcription factor; the encoded protein is MEQTHTGGNGTAAHPTGSAQRRVLVVEDDTTIVDAVSARLRAEGFLVQTAADGPSAVDAAEAWQPDLMVLDVMLPGFDGLEVCRRVQAQRPVPVLMLTARDDETDMLVGLGVGADDYMTKPFSMRELAARVHVLLRRVERAALAAVTPRSGILRLGDLEIDHAQRRVRVRNGDVHLTPTEFDLLVCLANTPRAVLSREQLLAQVWDWADASGTRTVDSHIKALRRKIGAERIRTVHGVGYALETPAP
- a CDS encoding HAMP domain-containing sensor histidine kinase, with product MTRPSRLRSRLGAVEISIKTKLGALVVMAVLITTGLALVAFRTGAELRYITVFAMITTLLITQFVAHGLTAPLDEMNTVAKSISHGDFSRRVRGDGRRDELGDLASTINRMADDLEAVDRHRKELVANVSHELRTPIAALRAVLENVVDGVSTADPETMRTALKQTERLSRLVETLLDLSRLDNGVVTLRARRFEVWPYLSGVLKEANLAAGRRGLPSGSGNHTRKDVHLHLDVSPPELTAHADAERLHQVVANLIDNAVKHSPPHGRVTVRARRGAQAESLDLEVQDEGPGIPESEWHRVFERFNRGSAPSQHGPGSDGGTGLGLAIARWAVELHGGGIGVAESTRGCRIRVTLPGIPSSHG